Below is a window of Chryseobacterium arthrosphaerae DNA.
CAGCCTGAAAGTTTATACCTGATCGTTATATGTATTATCTTAAGTGTGATCAACGAATTTGCCGGGCTGATGGGAAAAACTGTAGGAAAAGAAAGACGTTACGATGGACCGATGGGAAAAAGTGACCGTGCCCTCATCCTTGGGCTGTATGGCTTATTGATGTTTTCCGGCGTCAGCATCTCCTCTGTTTCAGAATATATTTTCGGAATTATTAATATCCTGCTTGTCATCAGCACTTATACCCGACTTAAGAAATCACTGAATGAAGCCTGAAGACAACAAATTTGCTGACGTTCCTTTAAGAGTAAAAACATGGATCTACATCATTATTGTTTTTGCCCTGGGGATCTCATATCCGCTTGCCATGGCTGTTTTTACTGCCTGGATAGGATTACAGTCATTTTTTGAGTTTTCAAAAATGTTCAGGATTCCCTCCAATCCGGTTATTTCCTCAATATGCATCGGAATTGCACAGTTTTATCTGCTGTTTTATCTGAATATTGAAAATTACTTTTTATACAGTTCCATTGTAGGAATACTGGTCTTTGTTTACTTTTTAATCCTAAAATCTTCTGCAAGGCAATTGTCCGGAATATCCATAGCTTTATTGGTCTGTCTTTTTTCTTTTCCTCATTTATATTGGATTAGAAACTCTTTGAATGGTTTTAATGCTATCATTTTCATTGTTGTCGTGACAGAATTGAATGATGTTTTCCAGTACTTAATGGGCAAATTCTTCGGGAAACGTAAAATTACTCCCCATATAAGTCCCAACAAAACGCTGGAAGGGCTCTTGGGAGGAATTTTTCTTACTATTATTTTAAGTAATATTTTAGGATTTTTCCTGCTTAAGACAGATTGTGTCATCAATAGTATTGTAGGGATATGTCTTGGAATTTCAGGTTTCCTGGGAGATATTTTCATGTCTTATTTAAAAAGAAAAACGCATGTAAAAGATACCGGAACCCTTCTTCCCGGACATGGCGGATTACTGGATAGAGTGGACAGCCTGGTCTTCAATGCTCCTTTATTTTTCTGGATTTTAACGCTCCTGATAAAAAATTAAAGCTATGAATGAAAAATTTAAAAGAGCTGTTATTTTCTCAGGAGGCGGAACCAGATTAATGATTTATCTCGGGATTTATGCAGCATTGGATGAACTTGGGATGAAGCCGGATGTTCTTGTCGCTTCCTGTGGAGGTTCATTTGCAGCAACTGTTATCAATGCTTTTCCCGATCACGCTTCCCGGAAGGAATATATGAAGTCTGAAGAATATTTTCAATTTGTATCCAAAACAGTATTGACAAGGCATAAAAAGCTTTCTGAAATAGGTCTTTTTTCATTAAAAAAATGTTTTGACAAAAGAAAGGCACCATTTATTGAAGATGTTTTCAACCGCTATATTGTTGAGATGCCCCAAAATCTTTCCGAATGTTTCCCTTCCATAAAAAACACTCAGTTTTCCAAAGAAATCCCAACCGTTATTATTGGGTCTGAACTTCTTTTTACCCCAAAGGAATCCCGGCAGAAAAGAAATGAAAAAAAACTGTTCCGGAAAGTGATCTTCACAGATTCTCATACTGCTGCAAAAATAAAAGCAGAGCATATTGCCATTACTTTTAACAGTTTCAAGAACAGTGCTGTTGAAAAAGATTCCGTAATTATGACGGATTTTTCCATCCTTGAGAGCACAAGGGCTTCAATTTCCGATATGTTTTATGTAAGTCCCGTGTTTCTCCGTCAAAGTTATTTTATGGGAGGCGTTATTGATCTCGTTCCTGTGGAGTTGGCCAGGCATATTTCTAATGAAATCATTACAGAAAAAAAACAAGCTTACACTCCCATAGAAGAATCATTGATCCGTTCTGTCTTTGGTTTCAGTGCCAATGAAAGGCTTAAGGAAACAAACCGGATTGCAGCCGACTTTCAGATTGACACCACCAACATTAAGCAGGATCTGAATGGTCATTATATGGAAAAAGGCATCAACTGGAGAAAACTTGAGCTTGATTTTTCATTTCCGAAAAGTTATCAGCAATTTGTACAGGATATGGAAATGCAGTGGCAGTATGGTTTTGATCAGACGGTGAAAGATTTCCGAAAGATTAAGTATTGAATTGAAATTTTGAGGTAAGATTATTTTGTTTTCTCCTTTATAACTTATTGCCTTATAATAAAAATGGTGCTTCCATTTTGAAAACACCATTTATTATGAAAACTATTACAGTTCTTCCCCAGGGGAATTTTGTATATTTTTATAATTATTTCTTAGAATTCTAAGCTTTTTTGTATTGTCAATAAACCTATAATCGGTATATCGGGGATTCAGGACCACATTGCTTTCAATTTCGTGAGTAGGCTGGCCAGCGCCTCCTTCCGAAAAAATACCCCAGGTCATATCATTATGGCCTCTGATCTTATTATGCTTGACAGAAATTTCATAGTTTGCACTTTCTACCAGTTTTATTCCTGATATTCTGTCTTCATTACTTATATTTTTAGTTCCGGGACTCTCAAGAATATTGAAGCTCACATTCAGGAGATTATTATTTGATTCTATAAGTATCCCATTTTCTTTGGTTTCCTTAATAACATTGTGAGAAACATTTGTTTCTTTGGAATGAGAAATATAAATACCTGTATATTCTGTGTTATTGATCATATTGTTAGATATAACCCCTCCTTCAATATGCCTGATATTAATTCCATGCTGCTTTGCATTTCTCACAATATTTCCGGTCACTACTACATTTTTTGCAACAAGCAGATAAGGTGCTTCATTATTTGTATTATTGATCATGATGCCATCTCCTGCTGCTGCAGTATACCCTGATGGCGTTCCATTTTCATCTGTTACAGTACCGGCATTTTCTACAATATTATTTGATATAACAATATTATGACAAATATAATCAGGGTAATCCAACTGGTCATAATTTTGTAATTTGATCCCTATTCCTTTCGTATTTCTCACCCTGTTTCCAAGTACAGTAAGATTTGAAATTCCTGCGTCCAGATACATCCCATGTTCTAAAATTGTATTATCAATATCATTGTCTGAAATTGTTACAAATTCAGAATTTTCTGCAATCAGAATACCCTGTGATGAATTTTGGAAATAGTTTTGAAAAACTACAATATTTTTTCCTCCTACTGCAATTCCTGCATTATCTTTCTTCCCCGGAGCTATTTTTGCCCAATCTTCAGTAAATTCATTTTCCACTCTGTTGAATTTAAATGCAAAGTGGTCAAGTTCTCTCAATCCTGATACCGCAGCATAAGTGAAATTCCTGAATATATTCTTTTCGATATTAACCTTTTTGGCTTTATAACAAAAAACCCCAACCGATTTGGAATTGGAAGCTTTATTATAATCGTAATCCGTTTTCAATCCTTCCAAAATAAAACCTTTGATGGATACATTCACTTTTTCTTCACAGTTAAAGATTTCAGTATCTGGTTTTGTCTGTTTTATTCTGGATTGATTGGACAATATCTTTTGGTTGCTCTGAAGGTAAAGTACACCGGAAATATCAATAGATATTTTATCAAAAAAGGTATGATATCCCAGTTTTAATATATTGTTGATACGTTCTGTTACCATCTGTACAGAAAGCCCCTCAATTCCCCACCATGCAACATTTACATAACCATTCCATTGTCTTTTATAAAAGTCATTCCCTTTTTTCCTGTAAATGGCGCCATCTCCATTTCCGCTGGATGGTATTCCCACAGATGTTTTAGTATAGATTACGGTTTCATAGGTATAGCTATCCACCAGCTGTACCTTGTCATCATTGGGATAAGTATTTCCCTGAGCGAAAAAATCCTCTGTATAAATCATAAATATTTTGTTTAAGGTTAAATAAAAAGTAATTCTGAAAAGAATCTGATGCAAAAATAGAGGGCACTCACGTCAAAACTTGACGCATTTTATCCGGATACAGATTTTTTTATACTTTTTCAAATGTACCTTCACCTGATGTTCTGTATATTTCTGTTTCTCACTTTTAAAATCTATTTTTACACAAAATTGAAAATCACAAAATACCCATGAATGTTTTTATTGCAGGTGGCACTTCAGGTATTGGCTATTCTCTGGCCAGGCATTATCTTGCGAAAGGAGCTCATGTAGGCATCTGTGGAAGAGATCGCACGAAAGTTCGGGAAAACAGCTTCGGAAATCTGGAAGTTTTTCAGGCCGATGTCTGTGATATATATTCAATAGGCTCTGTATTGGGGGCTTTTCTTTCGGATAAAAAAGATCTTGATATTTTCATCAACTGTGCAGGAAGCTATGCAGAAGATGTAGCGGGAAGGATTACCTATGAAGAAGCTGAGGAAATGCTGCAAACCAATATTCTGGGAACTGTCAATTGCTTCGAAGCTGCCAGAAAAGCTATGAAACACCAGCAGAAAGGAACCATCGCTGTCATTGCCTCCGTTTCAGGAATATTAGACTATGAAAATTCCAGTCTTTATACCAAAACCAAGCGTTCAGTCATACAGATGGCAGATGCTTACCGGCGGGCACTGAAGCCTTTCGGGATTTCTGTAACGACCATTGCTCCGGGATATATAGATACTGAAAAACTGAGATTGCTCAACCAGAATGATTTAAGCAAAAAACCTTTTCTTATAGATGTGGAAACGGCAACTCTTATGATCTCTGAGGCGATTGAAAAACAAAAAAAACTCGTTATTTTTCCGGTAAAAATGAAGTGGATGATGAAATCTTTATCTGTTCTTCCTTCTTCATTATTAAATATGATCATGTACAAAAAAGCCAGATGGATGAAAAACGACTGACAATTCAACAGAGGATCTACGCATTTCTTCTTTGTACCATTGTGTTTGCAGTGGTTTATAATGGTTCTGCCCGGTACCTTTCCAATCTTGAAGAAATTCCTTCATTTGTCTTTGGCTTTGAAAGAACAGCTCCATTTATTCCGTGGACGATCATACCTTACATGACAAGCGGAGTCTTTTTTTGTCTGGTATTTTTTCTCTGCCGGAATAAAGAAGAGCTTAAAGTTTTAACACAGAGAATGCTTTTCGTAACCGTGACTGCCGGAATCGGATTTCTTTTATTTCCTTTAAAATTTTCCCTGCTCAAGCCTGAAACGGGAAATAGTATTTTTGGATATTCTTTCCGGTTTTTAAAAACATTTGACTCTCCTTTCAACCAGGCACCTTCTCTTCATATTGCTTATGCCTTTATTTTCTGGTCGGTTTTCAGAAATTTAAAAAAAGGGAGAACGCTTGTAATGATCTGGCTCATTCTGTTGGGCATCTCTACTTTGACAACGTATCAGCATCACAGTATTGATCTTATCACCGGAAGTATTCTCGCCCACCTCTGTTTTATCCTATTTCCTTATAGAAAAAATGATTTTCTGTACAGAAACGATCAGGTGGCCAATGTGTATTTCTTATCGGGCTGGATCATGATTCTTGCAGCATTATTGCTGAATGAGTTTTCCGGAAAGTTCTGGCTGTTTTTATTGTGGCCCGCTCTGATGAGTCTTGGGGTTGGGTTTCAATATCAAAAGAACAACATCTATTTTTTAAAGGATAGAAAAGGAAATATTTCATGGGCAAAAAAAGCATTCTATGCGCCTTACCTTTTCATATACTGGATATTCTGGAAGTTCTTCATAAAAAATAAAATTCCTGTGGAAATTCTTCCTGGTATTTATATTTCATCCAGACCTGATGCTGAAGTCCTTAAAAATTTCGGAATAACCGATATACACTCGGTATATGACCTGTCTGCCGAAATGGAAGAAATACAGGCTCTAAAAAAACAGTCCATTTATCACTCTGTTCCTTTTCTTGACATAGGATACCTGGAGGTTTCAACAGTAAAAAAACTGATTACAGATATTACGAAAAGCTATACCCAACTCCCTGAAAACAGAAAAATTCTGATTCATTGCACCATGGGATTTACAAGAAGTTCCGTGATCGGCATCCTGGTGATGAAAAATATTTTATCTTTACCTTTAGAGGAAGCAATAAACACCATGAAAACCATCAATAAGGATATGGTCATCCATTCTTATCTGCGTGATTTTCTGAAAAAATTTTAATTTATGAAAAGCGGACATTTTAAGAGTTTTGACAACAGTGAGATTTTCTATCGTGAATGGAATTATCAGCCTCATCAGAAAAGCATCATCATGATTCACCGGGGGCATGAGCATTCTGAAAGACTTAATGATATTGCAGAATCTTCCCGGTTTTCAAAATACAATATTTTTGCCTTTGACCTTAGAGGCCACGGTTATACGAAAACTCCCACCTCATCCGTCTTCATGGATTATGTAAGAGATCTCGAAGCTTTTTCAAAATTTCTTTATTCACAATACCATGTGAACATTACAGATATTTTTGTATTGGCCAACAGTATCGGCGGAGTGGTTGCTTCTGCCTGGGCACACGATTTCGCTCCCCGGATTGCCGGAATGGCACTTCTTGCTCCTGCCTTCAAAATCAATCTTATTGTTCCCCTCGCCAATGAAATGATTACTTTGGGAACCAAACTCAAAAAAGGCCTGATTATCAAGAGCTATGTAAAGTCTACAATGCTGACCCATGATCCTGAGCAGCAAAAAGCCTATGATACCGATCCGCTGATCTCAAGATCTATAGACGCTGAACTGCTTATTGACCTTGCAAAAGCCGGTAAACGTCTTGTAGAAGATGCAGAAGCAATAGATACTCCCACACTGATTCTTGCAGCAGAAAAAGATCATGTAGTTTTCAATAAGGAACAAAAAACTTTCCATGATAAACTTGACACGGATCTGAAGAAATACGAAGTGCTTCCCGGTTTCTTCCATGGAATTCTGTTTGACACAGGAAAAGAAAAAGTATATGACAAAATCGCAGAATTTGCAGAGAAATGTTTCAGCAGAACCCCAAAACCGCATTCTCTTTCACCGGATCGTTTTTCTGTAAAAGAATATCAGGATCTTCAGAATAATGTAGGAAATAACCTGAATTTTAAATTTCAGAAATTCTCCCTCGGAAAGATTGGAAAGCTCAGTAACGGTATGGCCATCGGCCTGAAATACGGCTTTGATTCCGGGGCTTCGCTGGATTACGTGTACCGGAACCAGCCTGAAGGGAAACTGGGATTCGGGAAAATGATGGATAAAAATTATCTGAATGCCATAGGCTGGAAGGGGATCCGCATCAGGAAACAGCATCTGCTTCAGCTTTTGGAACAGAACATTCAGACGCTGAAACAACAGGGAAGAAAAATCAGGATACTGGATATTGCCGGCGGAACCGGAAATTACCTGTTTGATATCAAAGAGAAATATCCTGATGCTGAAATTGTCATCAATGAATTTGTAACCTCCAATATTGAGATCGGAGAAAAAGTGATCAGAGAAAAAGGATATCAGCAGATCCGCTTTACCAATTTTGACTGCTTTGATCCTGAAACCTATAAAAAGCTGAATATTGAACCTAACATTACGATCGTATCAGGAATTCTGGAACTGTTCGGAGATAATGAAATGGCCAGCAGAGCCATTCAGGGGATCAGTTCCATTTCAGAAAAGAACGCTTATCTTGTATATACCGGACAGCCCTGGCATCCGCAATTACAGATGATCGCTTATGTCCTGAACAACCATCAGAATAAAGACTGGATCATGAGAAGACGATCCCAGAAGGAGCTGGACGGCATCATGATTTTTAATTCCGTTCAGAAAGAAAATATGCTGATCGATGATTTCGGAATTTTCACAGTTTCTTCGGGAAAAATAAATACACTGAACTGATAATTTTTCTCGCAGATTAAAAAACAGCGTAATCTGCCAGATCTGCGGGAAGCTGAAATATCCCCATCCCTATCGTTACCATTATCCACTTTTATAAGGTAAGGCTAACTTTTGCTATTTAAATCTGTACAAGTCTCGGAAAAAAAATGCTTTTTTTATAACTTCGCAGTATGGCAAAACTGAAAACAGCATATTTCTGTCAAAATTGCGGAACTCAATATCCCCAATGGATGGGACAATGCAAAAACTGCGGACAGTGGAATACACTCGTGGAAGAAGTAGTGGAAAAACCATCCCATAAAACTCCTCCATTTTCAAAAAGCAAGCAACATGTCATCAACATTGTTGAAGTGGAAACCAGTGAGGAACCAAGAATCAAAACTCCTTCTGAGGAACTTAACCGTGTTCTCGGAGGCGGTATTGTTTTAGGCTCTGTTACGCTGATCGGCGGTGAACCCGGAATTGGAAAATCTACCCTGCTCCTCCAGCTGGCCCTGAAAATGAAGAAAAAAATATTCTATGTTTCCGGGGAAGAAAGTGCCTC
It encodes the following:
- a CDS encoding patatin-like phospholipase family protein codes for the protein MNEKFKRAVIFSGGGTRLMIYLGIYAALDELGMKPDVLVASCGGSFAATVINAFPDHASRKEYMKSEEYFQFVSKTVLTRHKKLSEIGLFSLKKCFDKRKAPFIEDVFNRYIVEMPQNLSECFPSIKNTQFSKEIPTVIIGSELLFTPKESRQKRNEKKLFRKVIFTDSHTAAKIKAEHIAITFNSFKNSAVEKDSVIMTDFSILESTRASISDMFYVSPVFLRQSYFMGGVIDLVPVELARHISNEIITEKKQAYTPIEESLIRSVFGFSANERLKETNRIAADFQIDTTNIKQDLNGHYMEKGINWRKLELDFSFPKSYQQFVQDMEMQWQYGFDQTVKDFRKIKY
- a CDS encoding bifunctional alpha/beta hydrolase/class I SAM-dependent methyltransferase codes for the protein MKSGHFKSFDNSEIFYREWNYQPHQKSIIMIHRGHEHSERLNDIAESSRFSKYNIFAFDLRGHGYTKTPTSSVFMDYVRDLEAFSKFLYSQYHVNITDIFVLANSIGGVVASAWAHDFAPRIAGMALLAPAFKINLIVPLANEMITLGTKLKKGLIIKSYVKSTMLTHDPEQQKAYDTDPLISRSIDAELLIDLAKAGKRLVEDAEAIDTPTLILAAEKDHVVFNKEQKTFHDKLDTDLKKYEVLPGFFHGILFDTGKEKVYDKIAEFAEKCFSRTPKPHSLSPDRFSVKEYQDLQNNVGNNLNFKFQKFSLGKIGKLSNGMAIGLKYGFDSGASLDYVYRNQPEGKLGFGKMMDKNYLNAIGWKGIRIRKQHLLQLLEQNIQTLKQQGRKIRILDIAGGTGNYLFDIKEKYPDAEIVINEFVTSNIEIGEKVIREKGYQQIRFTNFDCFDPETYKKLNIEPNITIVSGILELFGDNEMASRAIQGISSISEKNAYLVYTGQPWHPQLQMIAYVLNNHQNKDWIMRRRSQKELDGIMIFNSVQKENMLIDDFGIFTVSSGKINTLN
- a CDS encoding SDR family NAD(P)-dependent oxidoreductase; translated protein: MNVFIAGGTSGIGYSLARHYLAKGAHVGICGRDRTKVRENSFGNLEVFQADVCDIYSIGSVLGAFLSDKKDLDIFINCAGSYAEDVAGRITYEEAEEMLQTNILGTVNCFEAARKAMKHQQKGTIAVIASVSGILDYENSSLYTKTKRSVIQMADAYRRALKPFGISVTTIAPGYIDTEKLRLLNQNDLSKKPFLIDVETATLMISEAIEKQKKLVIFPVKMKWMMKSLSVLPSSLLNMIMYKKARWMKND
- a CDS encoding phosphatase PAP2/dual specificity phosphatase family protein — translated: MDEKRLTIQQRIYAFLLCTIVFAVVYNGSARYLSNLEEIPSFVFGFERTAPFIPWTIIPYMTSGVFFCLVFFLCRNKEELKVLTQRMLFVTVTAGIGFLLFPLKFSLLKPETGNSIFGYSFRFLKTFDSPFNQAPSLHIAYAFIFWSVFRNLKKGRTLVMIWLILLGISTLTTYQHHSIDLITGSILAHLCFILFPYRKNDFLYRNDQVANVYFLSGWIMILAALLLNEFSGKFWLFLLWPALMSLGVGFQYQKNNIYFLKDRKGNISWAKKAFYAPYLFIYWIFWKFFIKNKIPVEILPGIYISSRPDAEVLKNFGITDIHSVYDLSAEMEEIQALKKQSIYHSVPFLDIGYLEVSTVKKLITDITKSYTQLPENRKILIHCTMGFTRSSVIGILVMKNILSLPLEEAINTMKTINKDMVIHSYLRDFLKKF
- a CDS encoding right-handed parallel beta-helix repeat-containing protein; this translates as MIYTEDFFAQGNTYPNDDKVQLVDSYTYETVIYTKTSVGIPSSGNGDGAIYRKKGNDFYKRQWNGYVNVAWWGIEGLSVQMVTERINNILKLGYHTFFDKISIDISGVLYLQSNQKILSNQSRIKQTKPDTEIFNCEEKVNVSIKGFILEGLKTDYDYNKASNSKSVGVFCYKAKKVNIEKNIFRNFTYAAVSGLRELDHFAFKFNRVENEFTEDWAKIAPGKKDNAGIAVGGKNIVVFQNYFQNSSQGILIAENSEFVTISDNDIDNTILEHGMYLDAGISNLTVLGNRVRNTKGIGIKLQNYDQLDYPDYICHNIVISNNIVENAGTVTDENGTPSGYTAAAGDGIMINNTNNEAPYLLVAKNVVVTGNIVRNAKQHGINIRHIEGGVISNNMINNTEYTGIYISHSKETNVSHNVIKETKENGILIESNNNLLNVSFNILESPGTKNISNEDRISGIKLVESANYEISVKHNKIRGHNDMTWGIFSEGGAGQPTHEIESNVVLNPRYTDYRFIDNTKKLRILRNNYKNIQNSPGEEL
- a CDS encoding phosphatidate cytidylyltransferase is translated as MKPEDNKFADVPLRVKTWIYIIIVFALGISYPLAMAVFTAWIGLQSFFEFSKMFRIPSNPVISSICIGIAQFYLLFYLNIENYFLYSSIVGILVFVYFLILKSSARQLSGISIALLVCLFSFPHLYWIRNSLNGFNAIIFIVVVTELNDVFQYLMGKFFGKRKITPHISPNKTLEGLLGGIFLTIILSNILGFFLLKTDCVINSIVGICLGISGFLGDIFMSYLKRKTHVKDTGTLLPGHGGLLDRVDSLVFNAPLFFWILTLLIKN